One stretch of Tachysurus fulvidraco isolate hzauxx_2018 chromosome 12, HZAU_PFXX_2.0, whole genome shotgun sequence DNA includes these proteins:
- the sstr1a gene encoding somatostatin receptor type 1, with protein sequence MLANNTFPDLEDDLFFNSSGNETHGEAHSSAILISFIYSVVCLLGLCGNSMVIYVIFRYAKMKTATNIYILNLAIADELLMLSVPFLVTSSLLRHWPFGSFLCRLVLSVDAVNMFTSIYCLTVLSIDRYIAVVHPIKAARYRRPTIAKMVNLGVWMFSILVILPIIIFSTSTPNSDGSVACNMQMPEPQRRWMAVFVIYAFLMGFLFPVLAICMCYVLIIAKLRVVALKAGWQQRKKSERKITLMVMMVVTVFVICWMPFHVVQLVNVFEERHNATFSQLAVILGYANSCANPILYGFLSDNFKRSFQRILCLRWVDSAAEEPIDYYATALKSRGFSVDEFQPDIMESDSAYRNGTCTSRTTTL encoded by the coding sequence ATGCTGGCCAATAACACATTCCCGGACCTGGAAGATGACTTGTTCTTCAATTCATCCGGCAACGAAACGCACGGCGAAGCTCACAGCAGCGCGATTCTTATCTCCTTTATCTACTCTGTCGTGTGTCTGCTCGGGCTTTGTGGCAACTCCATGGTCATTTATGTCATATTCAGGTATGCCAAGATGAAAACTGCTACAAACATTTACATCTTGAACTTGGCGATTGCGGACGAGCTGCTGATGCTCAGTGTTCCCTTCTTGGTTACATCTTCGCTGCTTCGCCACTGGCCGTTCGGCTCGTTTTTGTGCCGTTTGGTTTTAAGCGTGGACGCTGTCAATATGTTTACCAGCATCTACTGCTTAACTGTCCTGAGCATCGACAGATACATCGCCGTAGTGCATCCTATCAAAGCGGCCCGTTATAGGAGACCTACAATTGCCAAGATGGTCAACTTGGGCGTGTGGATGTTCTCGATCTTGGTCATTTTGCCCATCATCATATTTTCCACTTCTACACCAAACTCTGACGGCTCGGTCGCCTGTAACATGCAGATGCCGGAGCCGCAGCGTCGGTGGATGGCAGTGTTCGTGATTTACGCCTTTCTCATGGGCTTCCTTTTCCCGGTGCTCGCCATATGCATGTGTTACGTCCTGATCATAGCGAAGCTTAGAGTAGTTGCACTGAAAGCGGGCTGGCAACAGCGCAAGAAGTCCGAGAGGAAGATCACGCTCATGGTCATGATGGTAGTCACGGTGTTCGTGATCTGCTGGATGCCATTTCACGTCGTGCAGCTCGTGAACGTGTTCGAGGAGCGACACAACGCCACATTCAGCCAGCTGGCAGTGATTTTGGGTTATGCCAACAGTTGCGCTAATCCCATCCTTTACGGCTTTCTGTCGGACAATTTTAAACGCTCCTTCCAAAGGATTTTATGCCTCAGGTGGGTGGACAGCGCTGCTGAGGAGCCCATTGACTATTATGCCACGGCACTGAAAAGTCGGGGCTTCAGTGTGGACGAGTTTCAGCCTGACATTATGGAGTCGGACAGCGCGTACAGGAACGGCACGTGTACGTCCAGAACTACAACACTGTAG